The sequence ACCGCCGTGCACAAGATCGAGACGGTCCTGGAGAGCAGCGGCGCCTACTCGGTCAGGATCGCGTTCGCCCCCGCGTTCCGCGACCAGATCAACGACCTGACCCAGGAGGCGGTCAAGCAGCAGCTCGCGATCGTCGTGGGGGAGAAGGTGGTGGCGGCGCCCCGCGTCGCCCAGGTGATCACCGAGGACAGTCTCAGCATCGCGGGTTCCTTCACCAAGGAGCAGGCGGACGCCATGGTCGCCCGGCTGCGCGGCGCGGCGGGCGCTGTGACGCCGTCGCCCGGCCAGTCCCCGCAGGGCCAGGTCTCCCCGCCCCCGGTCTCCGACCAGTCCGCGACCCCGCCGGCCACGACCGGCACGCTTCCACCGGGGACCGCTCCCACAGGCACGGCCCCCACAGGCACCGCCCCCACAGGCACCGCCCCCACAGGCACCGCCGCGACGACCGGGGCCACGACAGGGGCCACGACCGGGACCACGACAGGGACCACGGCCGCCGCGACGACCCCCGCCCCGACCCCCGCGCCCACGGCGGCGGCCCGAGGCGGGCAGGAGGGGGACGAGGACGATCCCCGATACTCCGACTGCAAGGCCGCGGCCAAGGAGGGCTACGGGCCCTACTACCGGGAGCAGCACAAGGAGTACAAGTGGTACACCGACAAGGACAATGACGGCGTCGCCTGCGACTCCGACGACATGGTCTAGCCGAGCAGCCCCCGGATGCCCTCGATGGCGAAGTAGGCCGCGAAGACCAGGGTGACCACCCAGAGCAGCCACGGGATCCGCCGGGCCCGGCCGGTCGCCGCCTGGATGGCGGTGTAGCTGATCACGCCGGCGCCGACGCCGTTGGTGATGCTGTAGGTGAACGGCATCATGACGATCGTCAGGAAGGCCGGGATGGCCAGGGTCAGATCCTCCCAGGGCACGTTCCTGGCCTGCGTCATCATCAGCGCGCCCACCAGCACCAGCGCGGGGGCCGCCGCGGCGGCCGGGACGACCGTGGCCAGCGGGGTGAAGAACAGGGTCACCACGAACATGCCGCCGGTGACCAGGGCGGCCAGGCCGGTCCTGGCGCCCTCGCCGACACCGGCCGCCGACTCCACGAAGACCGTGTTGGCCGAGGCGCTGGAGAACCCGCCGATCGCCCCGGCCACGCCGTCGACGGTCAGGATGGCCCCCAGCCGGGGCACCCGGCCCTCGTCGTCCACCATGCCCGCCTCGTCGCTCACCCCGATGATCGTGCCCATCGCGTCGAAGAACCCGGACAGCACCAGCGTGAACAGCACGACCGTCGCGGTCACCGCCCCGGCGCGGGCGAACCCGCCGAACAGGTCCACCTGGCCGATCAGCCCGGCGTCCGGCAGCGCCACCACCGCCTCCGGCATCCGGGGCACCACGACTCCCCAGTTCGCCGGGTCGATCCTCGCGACCGAGTTGACCACGATCGCCAGCACGGCGGTGACCACGATGCCGATCAGGATGGCCCCCCGGACCTTGCGCACGAACAGCACGATCACCAGCAGCAGGCCGAAGCAGAACAGCGCCACCGGCCAGCCGGTCAGGTGCCCGGTCCTGCCGAGCTGCACCGGCGTCCCCGTCCCCCTCGCGACGAACCCGGCGTCCACCAGCCCGATCAGCGTGATGAACATCCCGATGCCCACGCTGATCGCGTGCTTGAGCGCCAGGGGGATGGAGTTCATGATGAGCCGCCGCACCCCGGAGACCGCCAGCACCACGATGACCAGGCCTTCCAGCACCACCAGCCCCATCGCCTGCGCCCAGGTCATGAACGGCGCGGCCTGGTAGGCGACCACCGCGTTCAGCCCCAGCCCCGCCGCGACGCCGAACGGCGCGTTGCCCACCAGTCCCATCAGGATCGTGCTCACCGCCGCCGCGATGATCGTCGACGCGGTGAGCTGCGGGATCGACAGCTTCGCGCCGGTGACGTCGACGGCTCCGCCCAGGATGATCGGGTTCAGCAGGATGATGTAGGCCATCGCCATGAACGTGGTGAGACCGCCCCGGACCTCCTGGCCGACGGTCGAACCGCGTGCCGACAGCTCGAAGAACCGATCGAACCGATCCATAACTCCCCCCTCGCGCAGGGGGATGGT comes from Streptosporangium roseum DSM 43021 and encodes:
- a CDS encoding excalibur calcium-binding domain-containing protein, giving the protein MLTTGVLGTLAVLMTRNPDMPLGAPPPRRLSVPIHFAPVTGSQPGACATPEGVPDDTGQTCYTLAGGVSVTAVHKIETVLESSGAYSVRIAFAPAFRDQINDLTQEAVKQQLAIVVGEKVVAAPRVAQVITEDSLSIAGSFTKEQADAMVARLRGAAGAVTPSPGQSPQGQVSPPPVSDQSATPPATTGTLPPGTAPTGTAPTGTAPTGTAPTGTAATTGATTGATTGTTTGTTAAATTPAPTPAPTAAARGGQEGDEDDPRYSDCKAAAKEGYGPYYREQHKEYKWYTDKDNDGVACDSDDMV
- a CDS encoding NCS2 family permease, with the translated sequence MDRFDRFFELSARGSTVGQEVRGGLTTFMAMAYIILLNPIILGGAVDVTGAKLSIPQLTASTIIAAAVSTILMGLVGNAPFGVAAGLGLNAVVAYQAAPFMTWAQAMGLVVLEGLVIVVLAVSGVRRLIMNSIPLALKHAISVGIGMFITLIGLVDAGFVARGTGTPVQLGRTGHLTGWPVALFCFGLLLVIVLFVRKVRGAILIGIVVTAVLAIVVNSVARIDPANWGVVVPRMPEAVVALPDAGLIGQVDLFGGFARAGAVTATVVLFTLVLSGFFDAMGTIIGVSDEAGMVDDEGRVPRLGAILTVDGVAGAIGGFSSASANTVFVESAAGVGEGARTGLAALVTGGMFVVTLFFTPLATVVPAAAAAPALVLVGALMMTQARNVPWEDLTLAIPAFLTIVMMPFTYSITNGVGAGVISYTAIQAATGRARRIPWLLWVVTLVFAAYFAIEGIRGLLG